The proteins below come from a single Holdemania massiliensis genomic window:
- a CDS encoding DUF1648 domain-containing protein: MRLQARRFHQICHFGGWILILVQLTMLLWQWTSLPSQIPAHYNAAGEINRWGSKLELLLLPGLSILMLTGLNWVSRRPQLWNIPAEITAENQEALEAVTLKILSILEVLVIFWFALLETFMMSGRSLPIALTLGFVLVMFALVIIAILWLMHTARKYR; encoded by the coding sequence ATGCGTTTGCAAGCCCGACGTTTTCATCAGATTTGTCATTTTGGCGGTTGGATTCTCATCCTTGTCCAGCTGACTATGCTGCTTTGGCAATGGACCTCGCTGCCCAGCCAGATTCCGGCTCATTACAATGCCGCCGGGGAAATTAACCGCTGGGGAAGCAAGCTCGAATTACTTCTGCTGCCGGGGCTTTCCATCCTGATGCTTACAGGGCTGAACTGGGTCAGCCGCCGTCCGCAGCTGTGGAATATTCCGGCGGAAATCACCGCAGAGAATCAGGAGGCACTGGAAGCCGTGACCTTGAAAATCCTTTCGATTTTGGAGGTTTTGGTGATTTTCTGGTTTGCGCTTCTGGAAACGTTCATGATGAGCGGACGTTCATTGCCCATCGCTTTGACCCTCGGTTTTGTCTTGGTCATGTTTGCGCTGGTCATCATCGCGATCCTCTGGCTGATGCACACGGCGCGGAAGTATCGCTGA
- a CDS encoding FAD-binding protein has translation MKNISRRDFLKGSAATVAGAAALGLLSACSTNEAPTAAPTDDKFDKECDFLIVGYGLAGEAAALEANDIDPNAKICILEKMEEAQAGGNSIASGQTVIVPAPDDLDTFKRYLIACSQPNPIPEEYIDFMAKEFSDQRGWIQATVDKVGYELGYVGGGPVAWGSLVTEFPDLDGSSFKGCSAHVRKAGTTFEYGGVWRGFDLAVRDRGENIELMFSTAFTSLIQNLETKEVKGVVAKGADGKEIRIKANKGVLLACGGYENNLQMQRDFHGMDLVYTGGTPGNTGDGIHALMNTGAKIWHMKNQTQSGGFWLGIKVPDHEATFMRNFSMAGKSWIEVCADNQRFYNESAAYHRQHMKFKEYGHYVDLPHDRALPVDLIFDEKTRTAGAIVTKWLSWPITTEGYVWSDDNSEEIAKGWIIKADTIEELAGKLGRDPEALKATIDAYNAGCKSGHDAFGRSIETMEPIDTAPFYAVGITPTLVATTGGAERNVKAQVLDWNDNPIPNLYEAGELGSYVSNLYQNGMFLAEAIATGRAAADTAFGGRSTVTAEVSGEVEEKIDITKKPDGTYDQLIKGNHGEYTLRATVEGGKITNLEIVSGRENMFMEDDQLKAFFDEVITGQNVEVDAISGATLDSNNLLDALKAIFK, from the coding sequence ATGAAGAATATTTCTCGACGGGACTTTTTGAAAGGCAGCGCCGCGACCGTCGCGGGGGCTGCGGCTCTGGGGCTCTTGAGCGCCTGTTCCACCAACGAGGCGCCGACAGCGGCACCGACGGATGACAAGTTTGATAAGGAATGTGATTTTCTGATCGTCGGCTATGGCCTGGCTGGGGAAGCAGCCGCTTTGGAAGCCAACGACATTGATCCGAATGCGAAGATCTGTATTCTGGAAAAAATGGAAGAAGCCCAGGCCGGCGGCAACTCGATTGCTTCCGGACAGACCGTCATCGTACCGGCACCGGATGATCTGGATACCTTCAAACGCTATCTGATCGCATGCAGCCAGCCGAATCCAATTCCGGAAGAATACATTGATTTCATGGCCAAAGAATTCTCCGATCAGCGCGGCTGGATTCAGGCTACTGTGGATAAGGTCGGCTATGAGCTGGGCTATGTCGGGGGCGGGCCGGTGGCCTGGGGTTCTTTAGTTACCGAATTCCCGGATCTGGACGGCTCCAGTTTCAAGGGCTGTTCCGCACATGTCCGCAAAGCTGGAACCACATTTGAATACGGCGGAGTCTGGAGAGGCTTTGATCTGGCTGTCCGCGACCGCGGGGAAAATATTGAACTGATGTTTTCCACAGCCTTCACCAGTCTGATTCAGAATCTGGAGACCAAAGAAGTCAAAGGTGTTGTCGCCAAAGGCGCGGACGGAAAGGAAATCCGCATCAAAGCCAACAAGGGCGTACTGTTAGCCTGCGGTGGATATGAGAACAATTTACAGATGCAGCGGGATTTCCACGGGATGGATCTGGTTTATACCGGCGGAACGCCAGGCAACACCGGCGATGGCATCCATGCCCTGATGAATACCGGCGCCAAGATCTGGCACATGAAAAACCAGACGCAGTCCGGCGGATTCTGGCTGGGCATCAAGGTTCCGGATCATGAAGCAACCTTTATGCGCAATTTCTCAATGGCCGGCAAGAGCTGGATTGAGGTCTGTGCGGACAACCAGCGTTTCTACAACGAATCCGCTGCCTATCATCGTCAGCACATGAAATTCAAGGAATACGGCCATTATGTTGATTTGCCGCATGATCGGGCTTTGCCGGTCGATCTGATCTTTGACGAGAAAACCCGGACTGCCGGTGCGATCGTAACGAAGTGGCTGAGCTGGCCGATCACGACCGAAGGTTATGTTTGGTCAGATGACAACTCCGAAGAAATTGCCAAGGGCTGGATTATTAAAGCGGATACAATTGAAGAGCTGGCGGGCAAATTAGGCCGTGATCCTGAGGCTTTGAAGGCGACGATTGACGCTTACAACGCCGGCTGCAAATCCGGTCATGATGCGTTTGGCCGCAGTATTGAAACAATGGAACCGATTGATACCGCACCGTTCTATGCGGTCGGCATTACGCCGACGCTGGTCGCAACAACCGGCGGTGCGGAACGCAACGTTAAGGCGCAGGTACTGGATTGGAACGATAATCCGATCCCTAATCTGTATGAAGCTGGTGAATTAGGCTCGTATGTTTCCAACCTGTATCAGAACGGAATGTTTTTGGCCGAAGCCATTGCCACCGGCCGGGCAGCTGCGGATACGGCGTTTGGCGGACGTTCCACAGTAACCGCAGAAGTCAGCGGTGAAGTGGAAGAAAAGATTGATATCACAAAGAAACCTGACGGCACCTATGATCAGCTGATCAAGGGCAACCATGGCGAATATACGCTGCGGGCTACTGTCGAAGGCGGCAAGATCACGAATCTGGAAATCGTTTCCGGCCGTGAAAACATGTTTATGGAAGACGATCAGCTGAAAGCCTTCTTTGACGAAGTCATCACCGGACAGAATGTGGAAGTGGATGCCATTTCCGGAGCGACGCTGGATTCCAACAACCTGCTCGATGCCTTAAAAGCCATCTTCAAATAA
- a CDS encoding LysR family transcriptional regulator — translation MNTSQIRAFLTVAQTLSYVRAAELLYTTQPVISYQIKALETELGVQLFSRTRRSVELTPAGVYFYQQMEPLLLQLETIVQTVQSMNAQTPKLLNLLVRRLADYGKLTQIIKNYSESWPLVHVNILTQENRGSRQLLVTEEVQMAFCYQYEVETDPKLKFLPLMESQYYVLVSKAHPLAAYKYLTFDDLKDQKLILANTELHKNPRLISQAELKEKKIIVQTIYTSFDSMLIAVQSGIGFTILPCSRSKKFSGLIKIPLKDVKPMPLGLAWYAPRTTPEIEGLINLAQKLNQEQPPTVI, via the coding sequence TTGAATACTAGTCAAATCCGTGCATTTCTCACTGTGGCTCAGACCTTAAGCTATGTCCGGGCCGCAGAATTGCTTTATACAACGCAGCCAGTCATCAGCTATCAGATCAAAGCACTAGAAACGGAGCTGGGTGTCCAGCTGTTCAGCCGCACCCGCCGCAGCGTCGAGCTGACACCCGCCGGAGTGTACTTCTATCAGCAGATGGAACCGTTGCTTCTGCAGCTGGAAACGATCGTCCAGACCGTTCAGTCGATGAACGCGCAAACGCCCAAGCTTCTGAATTTATTGGTCCGGCGGCTGGCGGATTACGGCAAGCTCACACAGATCATAAAAAATTATTCGGAAAGCTGGCCGTTAGTTCATGTCAACATTCTGACTCAGGAGAACCGCGGCAGTCGCCAGCTTCTGGTTACGGAAGAAGTTCAAATGGCCTTCTGTTACCAATATGAAGTCGAAACCGATCCGAAGCTGAAGTTTCTGCCGCTGATGGAATCGCAGTACTATGTGCTCGTCAGCAAGGCCCATCCGCTGGCCGCCTACAAGTATTTGACCTTCGACGACTTAAAGGATCAGAAACTGATCCTGGCCAATACCGAGCTGCATAAAAATCCGCGGCTGATCTCCCAGGCAGAGCTGAAAGAAAAAAAGATCATTGTGCAGACGATCTATACGAGTTTTGACAGCATGCTGATCGCCGTGCAGTCTGGGATCGGCTTTACCATCCTGCCGTGTTCCCGTTCCAAGAAATTTTCCGGTCTGATCAAAATCCCGCTGAAAGACGTGAAGCCGATGCCGCTGGGCCTGGCCTGGTACGCACCGCGCACAACCCCGGAAATCGAAGGATTGATTAACCTGGCACAAAAACTGAACCAGGAACAGCCGCCGACAGTCATTTAA
- the trkA gene encoding Trk system potassium transporter TrkA — protein sequence MKILVLGAGKVGTTIIEALSQENHEIKVIDKKQDVLDSLANRLDVLCLQGDGIQYSTLADAGAEETDVLIAVTSRDETNMLSCIIGKKAGVKHTIARVRNPDFFSQMLYMKQDLGMEMIINPELAAADEIARVIRIPSALKVETFSSGRVELIEMKLKEDNPLNHSQLSTLYSAFGVKVLICTVERNGKILIPDGSFVLEQGDRITITASREELAEFLRLLGLSRSKMKNVLIIGGGRISVYLARQLEFMRCQTTIVEMNEERCLELSDLLPHATIIHGDGTDPEVLHEAGFNCCDAAVLLSSMDEENFVLAMYAETFDTPKIICKINRDSYASILQKALPEATIISPKNITAEEIIQQIRARQNASGSHVETLYKLVSGKAEALEFTIRKASGHLNIPLQDLPLKSGILIACILRNGRPLIPNGQSWLQLNDHVIVVTTNSNYDDLEDCFD from the coding sequence ATGAAAATCCTAGTATTGGGCGCCGGCAAGGTCGGCACGACGATCATTGAAGCGCTTTCGCAGGAAAATCATGAGATTAAAGTGATCGATAAGAAACAGGACGTTTTGGATTCTTTGGCCAACCGGCTGGATGTCTTATGCCTGCAGGGCGACGGTATTCAGTATTCGACGCTTGCCGATGCGGGAGCGGAGGAAACCGACGTTTTAATCGCGGTGACTTCCCGGGATGAAACAAATATGCTGAGCTGCATCATTGGGAAAAAGGCCGGCGTGAAGCATACCATCGCCCGTGTCCGGAATCCGGATTTCTTTTCCCAGATGCTTTATATGAAACAGGATCTCGGCATGGAAATGATCATCAATCCGGAATTGGCAGCCGCCGATGAAATCGCGCGGGTCATCCGAATTCCCAGCGCTTTAAAAGTGGAAACGTTTTCCAGCGGACGTGTGGAGCTGATTGAAATGAAGCTGAAAGAAGACAATCCGCTCAATCACAGTCAGCTCAGTACGCTGTATTCCGCCTTCGGCGTCAAAGTATTGATCTGCACAGTAGAACGAAATGGGAAAATTTTGATTCCGGACGGCAGTTTTGTCTTAGAGCAGGGCGACCGAATCACGATCACGGCCAGCCGCGAAGAACTGGCTGAATTTCTGCGGCTTTTGGGCTTATCACGCAGTAAGATGAAAAACGTATTGATCATCGGCGGCGGACGCATCAGCGTCTACCTAGCACGGCAGCTGGAATTTATGCGCTGTCAGACAACGATTGTGGAAATGAACGAGGAGCGATGTCTGGAATTGTCTGACCTGCTTCCTCATGCCACAATTATTCACGGCGACGGCACGGATCCGGAGGTGCTGCACGAAGCTGGGTTTAACTGCTGCGATGCGGCAGTGCTGCTGAGCAGCATGGATGAGGAAAACTTCGTTTTGGCGATGTATGCGGAAACCTTTGACACGCCGAAAATCATCTGCAAGATCAATCGCGACAGCTATGCCAGCATCCTGCAGAAGGCCTTGCCGGAAGCCACGATCATCTCGCCGAAGAATATCACCGCGGAAGAAATTATTCAACAGATCCGCGCCCGGCAGAATGCTTCCGGCAGCCATGTTGAAACCTTATATAAGCTGGTTTCCGGCAAAGCGGAGGCTTTGGAATTCACGATCCGCAAAGCCAGCGGACATCTGAACATCCCGCTTCAGGATCTGCCGCTGAAGTCCGGCATTCTGATTGCCTGCATTCTGCGCAACGGGCGGCCGCTGATTCCTAACGGGCAGTCCTGGCTGCAGCTCAACGATCATGTCATCGTCGTGACGACCAATTCCAATTATGATGATCTGGAAGATTGTTTTGATTAA
- a CDS encoding TrkH family potassium uptake protein, translating into MNKRLILFQIGSILILEAGLMLPSLGVALLHSEQSTTAFFFSILITAGAGLLLKLFPPQDRRFGSREGLVITGLAWILASLFGALPFYLSAQIPSYIDALFETVSGFTTTGSTILANIEVLDQGLLFWRSFTHWIGGMGILVFLLAILPQNNSHSMHLMRSEAPGPEVSKFVPRLRDSAKILYQIYILLTLIMVGCLLFAGMPLFDSLCTAFGTAGTGGFGIWNDSIAHYDSVLIEQIIAVFMVIFGINFSLYFFVFTGKLKNAFKNEEFHWFLGIILAAILMIAVNIMPLFDGFWTSWRHSSFAVTSIISTSGFATVDFNLWPTFSKIVLCLLMMVGSCAGSTGGGMKIVRIGILFKSLTRDLKKFINPRIIRRVRFNGLSIDEHVVAGIQSYFVIYMLIILASILLISLNGFDMTTTITSVLTTFNNVGPGLEMVGPTGNFYDFSGFSKLIFCLNMLLGRLEIYPLLFCFTLSAQKSTKFQSTF; encoded by the coding sequence ATGAACAAGCGGTTGATTTTATTTCAAATCGGCAGCATTCTGATCCTGGAAGCCGGACTGATGCTGCCCTCATTGGGCGTTGCCCTGCTGCACAGCGAACAAAGTACAACGGCGTTCTTCTTCAGCATCCTGATTACTGCCGGAGCCGGCCTGCTGCTGAAACTGTTCCCGCCGCAGGATCGTCGCTTCGGCAGTCGGGAAGGCTTGGTCATCACCGGACTGGCCTGGATTCTCGCTTCCCTTTTCGGTGCACTGCCCTTTTATCTCAGCGCTCAGATTCCATCCTATATCGATGCTTTGTTTGAAACCGTGTCCGGGTTTACGACCACCGGCAGCACCATTCTTGCAAATATAGAAGTCCTCGATCAAGGACTGTTGTTCTGGCGCAGCTTTACGCACTGGATTGGCGGAATGGGCATTCTGGTTTTCCTGCTTGCTATTTTACCGCAGAATAACTCGCATTCCATGCATCTCATGCGCTCAGAAGCACCGGGGCCGGAAGTGTCCAAATTTGTGCCGCGGCTGCGGGATTCGGCAAAAATCCTGTATCAGATTTACATCCTGCTTACGCTCATCATGGTCGGCTGCCTGCTTTTCGCAGGAATGCCTTTATTTGATTCCCTCTGCACTGCGTTTGGAACCGCGGGTACCGGCGGCTTTGGGATCTGGAATGACAGCATCGCCCATTACGACAGTGTGCTGATTGAACAGATCATCGCTGTTTTTATGGTTATTTTCGGAATTAATTTTTCCCTGTATTTCTTCGTCTTTACCGGAAAGCTGAAAAATGCGTTCAAAAACGAGGAATTTCATTGGTTTCTTGGTATTATTCTGGCCGCAATTCTGATGATTGCCGTCAACATTATGCCGCTGTTCGATGGCTTTTGGACAAGCTGGCGGCATTCCTCCTTCGCTGTGACGTCGATCATCTCGACCTCCGGCTTTGCGACGGTCGACTTTAATCTGTGGCCGACCTTTTCAAAAATAGTTTTGTGTCTGTTAATGATGGTCGGCTCCTGTGCCGGCAGCACTGGTGGAGGAATGAAAATCGTGCGGATTGGAATCTTGTTTAAGAGTCTGACCCGGGATTTAAAAAAGTTCATTAATCCGCGGATCATCCGGCGTGTCCGCTTTAACGGACTGAGTATTGACGAACACGTCGTTGCCGGGATTCAGTCGTATTTCGTCATCTATATGCTAATCATCCTGGCTTCCATTTTACTGATCTCCCTGAACGGTTTTGATATGACCACGACCATCACTTCGGTGCTGACCACGTTCAATAATGTTGGTCCGGGATTGGAAATGGTGGGGCCTACCGGGAACTTTTATGAT